ACTGCCATTGATTCTAAAACAGCATTTGGCATCCCCTCGTGTAGTGATGCAGAAATAAAAAAATTACTGGCTTGCAAATAATCTTTAAGGTTATTAATTTTTCCTACAATAATTATATTATCATATTTTGAACACTCTTGTACAATTACCGGATCAACAAAACCTGCAATTATTAAATAACTATTTAATAATGAATTTGCTTGAAATGATTTAATTAAGAACTCAATGTTTTTTCCTTTAAGTTGACTAGAAACAGTAATATTGATTGTTGCTATAATTGGAAGATTAAGCAATTTTCTTTTTTCAGTTATTAATTCAAAATTAAGTCTTTCAGAAATTATTTCTGTATCTAAACTATTTACGATAGTATACGATTTAATTAATAATTTTCTCAGATAATTATGCACTGCGGTTGAACATGCTATTATGCTATCAAACTTCTGGATATAATATCTATGAATATTACCAAAGATGGTACCAAGAAATGAACCCCAAACCATTTTCCAATTGAATAACAAGGTATTTCTAACGGTTGTAATTTTGAATACATTTATTAGTTTACTAGATATAATATCTGATCTAAAGCCAAAACTTTGAATTATATCTATATTATTATCTGTAATTATTTTTTGTATCTCAGTATGAGCAAAGAGG
This genomic window from Dysgonomonadaceae bacterium zrk40 contains:
- a CDS encoding glycosyltransferase family 4 protein, encoding MIKVLYVISNLNVQGPVRQLLYLCKYINKEQIRPYIVTISQTSFDKSLHSKFLELGVVIFDLKLKEVKSILFAHTEIQKIITDNNIDIIQSFGFRSDIISSKLINVFKITTVRNTLLFNWKMVWGSFLGTIFGNIHRYYIQKFDSIIACSTAVHNYLRKLLIKSYTIVNSLDTEIISERLNFELITEKRKLLNLPIIATINITVSSQLKGKNIEFLIKSFQANSLLNSYLIIAGFVDPVIVQECSKYDNIIIVGKINNLKDYLQASNFFISASLHEGMPNAVLESMAVGTPVLLSNIPSHKEIFEKANCEIGKIFDNNNYNDFFLSYKELLNSDYNKLSSNCIDTIKNHFNARKMAIEYENYYFAILKI